In a single window of the Acetivibrio cellulolyticus CD2 genome:
- a CDS encoding DUF3027 domain-containing protein, whose amino-acid sequence MDKKAELLKEIKGTLIGLKVCYLGEKYGGYLKIGLGEKVYYDETGRKGKFHCQCDISSRQSTWRIIQNNKILCGYGNEVEFNKGIFSSLELGSLVDIIQKTDFDITFMFDCGISVDFICNILEEPQLTITSYPTVAYELCMDGWRKIDPNELFRKVSEIDSVLSDLSEDCCNRWNSIVPKSNNNNNKVCDNCFYFRTINGYFHFWEFGICSNRESPFDGKLVGVSSGCNKLKALKDLIK is encoded by the coding sequence ATGGATAAAAAGGCTGAATTATTAAAAGAAATAAAGGGAACGCTTATCGGCTTAAAAGTATGTTATCTGGGGGAAAAATATGGTGGATACCTAAAGATAGGATTGGGAGAAAAAGTATATTATGATGAAACTGGACGTAAAGGAAAATTTCACTGTCAATGCGATATATCATCTCGGCAAAGCACATGGCGGATAATACAAAACAATAAAATTCTTTGTGGATATGGAAATGAAGTTGAATTTAATAAAGGTATATTTAGTTCTCTTGAATTAGGAAGTTTAGTAGACATTATACAGAAAACAGATTTTGATATTACGTTCATGTTCGACTGCGGTATAAGTGTCGACTTTATTTGCAATATATTAGAAGAGCCTCAATTGACCATAACCTCTTATCCTACAGTCGCATATGAGTTGTGTATGGATGGATGGAGGAAAATAGACCCAAATGAATTATTTAGAAAAGTGAGCGAAATAGATTCTGTATTAAGTGACCTTTCAGAAGATTGTTGCAACAGATGGAATTCAATAGTTCCTAAAAGCAATAATAATAATAATAAGGTTTGTGATAATTGCTTTTATTTTCGTACAATTAATGGATACTTCCATTTTTGGGAGTTTGGGATTTGTAGTAATAGAGAATCACCATTTGATGGTAAATTAGTTGGGGTTTCATCTGGATGTAATAAATTAAAAGCATTGAAGGACTTAATAAAGTGA
- a CDS encoding NUDIX hydrolase — MSGKMIMFDSDSGRFQLRAVGVAVKDNKILIHRAEKDDFWSLLGGRVEMLESSEDTLIREMKEELGIDIEVERLLWVSENFFEYENKVFHELGFYYQMKLPENCPLFEQKGEFQGDEQGIKLIFKWQPIDRLDDLVLYPTFLKRTLTTKSEGIEHIIETEP, encoded by the coding sequence ATGTCTGGCAAAATGATAATGTTCGATAGTGATAGTGGAAGGTTCCAATTAAGGGCTGTTGGTGTTGCAGTTAAAGATAATAAGATTCTTATACATAGAGCAGAGAAAGATGACTTCTGGTCTTTACTTGGCGGTCGGGTTGAAATGCTCGAATCGTCTGAAGATACACTTATAAGGGAAATGAAAGAGGAATTGGGTATAGATATTGAGGTAGAACGGTTATTATGGGTTTCTGAAAACTTCTTTGAATACGAAAATAAAGTGTTTCATGAATTAGGGTTTTATTATCAGATGAAATTACCTGAAAATTGCCCTTTGTTTGAGCAGAAGGGAGAGTTTCAAGGAGATGAACAGGGAATAAAGTTAATTTTTAAATGGCAGCCTATTGATAGGCTTGATGACTTGGTACTATATCCGACATTCTTGAAAAGAACCCTTACAACTAAATCAGAAGGAATTGAGCATATCATAGAAACAGAGCCTTGA
- a CDS encoding NUDIX hydrolase translates to MGYIKDLRKLIGNRPIIAIGATIIVYNQDGEILLQHRTDTNTWGLPGGSMEAGENIEETARRELFEETGLEVTKLKLLNVLSGPEYFFTYPNGDQIHTVIVLYEAIEVKGELHINDNESKELKYFNVNHLPELESRAENVIRWLRT, encoded by the coding sequence ATGGGATACATTAAAGACTTGCGAAAACTTATCGGAAACAGGCCAATTATTGCCATTGGAGCAACTATTATTGTATATAATCAAGACGGAGAGATACTCCTCCAGCACCGAACGGATACTAACACATGGGGATTGCCAGGTGGGAGTATGGAAGCAGGAGAAAATATTGAAGAAACCGCAAGAAGGGAATTGTTTGAAGAGACAGGACTTGAAGTGACAAAACTAAAGTTGTTAAATGTTCTGTCAGGACCAGAGTACTTCTTTACATATCCTAATGGAGACCAAATACATACTGTTATTGTTCTTTATGAAGCAATTGAAGTAAAAGGAGAATTGCATATAAATGATAATGAAAGCAAGGAACTGAAATACTTTAATGTTAATCACCTGCCAGAGTTGGAGAGCAGGGCAGAGAATGTGATTAGGTGGCTACGGACATAA